A DNA window from Rhineura floridana isolate rRhiFlo1 chromosome 11, rRhiFlo1.hap2, whole genome shotgun sequence contains the following coding sequences:
- the LOC133367268 gene encoding olfactory receptor 14A16-like, which translates to MSNSSSVSTFLLWEFSEVRELQILYVFLFLALYLTAMTGNLLIIAAVALDHHLHKPMYFFLTNLALMDLGIVSVIIPKSMTNSIMNNWSISYSGCAAQVFFYFFFGASDLSLLTVMAHDRYVAICNPLQYETILHKGACLQMAAIVWFTSLLYAMLHTCGTFANTFCSNVVSQFFCEIPKLLKLSCSDFYLVEIGLIVLGIFMGLGCFIFIIITYMQIFSAVLRIPSVHGKKKALSTCLPHLTVVLLLIFSGLFAYARAFNDVPSDLDISFAVIYTIIPPTLNPFIYCMRNKEIKTALWKFLNFADSSKTIPRVV; encoded by the coding sequence ATGAGCAATTCTTCTTCTGTGTCTACATTTCTGCTATGGGAATTCTCAGAAGTACGAGAACTACAGATCTTATATGTCTTTTTGTTTCTAGCACTGTACTTGACAGCCATGACTGGGAATCTTCTCATCATTGCTGCAGTAGCCCTTGACCATCACCTTCATAAACCAATGTACTTTTTCCTAACAAACCTGGCCCTGATGGACTTAGGTATTGTTTCTGTCATCATACCCAAATCTATGACCAATTCCATTATGAACAATTGGTCAATTTCTTATTCTGGATGTGCAGCTCaagttttcttttatttcttttttggagCATCAGATCTTTCCCTTCTAACCGTAATGGCACATGACCGCTATGTTGCCATCTGCAACCCATTACAATATGAGACAATTCTGCATAAAGGAGCCTGCCTTCAGATGGCAGCCATTGTGTGGTTTACTAGTCTTCTTTATGCCATGTTACACACTTGTGGCACTTTTGCAAACACATTCTGTTCTAATGTTGTCAGCCAGTTCTTCTGTGAAATCCCAAAGTTATTGAAGCTCTCCTGCTCTGACTTTTACTTAGTTGAAATTGGGCTTATTGTTCTAGGAATTTTTATGGGACTAGGATGCTTCATTTTCATCATAATAACATACATGCAGATATTTTCTGCAGTGCTCAGAATTCCTTCTGTTCATGGCAAGAAAAAAGCCCTCTCCACTTGCCTTCCTCACCTCACTGTTGTCTTGCTGCTCATATTTAGTGGACTATTTGCCTATGCAAGGGCTTTCAATGATGTACCTTCTGATCTAGATATATCTTTTGCTGTGATATATACCATAATTCCTCCCACACTGAACCCATTTATCTACTGCATGAGAAACAAAGAAATCAAGACTGCTTTGTGGAAATTCTTAAATTTTGCAGATTCCTCTAAAACAATACCTAGAGTTGTTTGA
- the LOC133367707 gene encoding olfactory receptor 14A16-like has translation MHNQTSMPTFLLMGFSEIRQLQILHFFVFLALYLTAITGNLLIIVAIAFDHHLHTPMYFFLINLAMTDIATISVIVPKSMAISLLNSRWISYFGCVAQVFLYFLFVLSDFLLLTIMAHDRYVAICNPLQYETIMHKGACVQMVAIVWVTSLPYAILHTCGTFANTFCSIAVRQFFCEIPALLKISCSDFYLVEVGFLVISASIGVGCFIFIIITYMQIFSTVLRIPSMHGQKKALSTCLPHLTVVSVFLFTGVFAYARPPTDASSDLDMVFAVIYTIIPPTLNPFIYSMRNKEIKTALWKLFDHGHSSKSFSRVVF, from the coding sequence ATGCACAATCAAACCTCCATGCCTACATTTCTGCTGATGGGATTTTCAGAAATCCGGCAACTACAGATCTTACACTTCTTTGTGTTCCTAGCATTGTACTTGACAGCAATAACAGGAAATCTTCTCATCATTGTGGCAATTGCCTTTGATCACCACCTtcacactcccatgtacttctTTCTAATTAATTTGGCCATGACGGACATTGCAACTATTTCAGTCATAGTACCAAAATCAATGGCTATTTCCCTTCTAAATAGCAGGTGGATTTCTTATTTTGGATGTGTTGCTCAGgttttcctttatttcttatttgtATTATCAGATTTTCTCCTCCTAACCATAATGGCACATGATCGCTATGTCGCTATTTGCAACCCACTCCAGTATGAGACAATTATGCACAAAGGGGCCTGTGTTCAGATGGTAGCCATTGTGTGGGTGACTAGTCTTCCTTATGCCATATTACACACTTGTGGCACCTTCGCAAACACCTTCTGTTCTATTGCTGTCAGACAGTTCTTCTGTGAAATCCCTGCCTTACTGAAGATCTCCTGCAGTGACTTTTACTTAGTTGAAGTTGGGTTTCTTGTGATAAGCGCTAGTATAGGAgtgggatgttttatttttatcatcatAACATACATGCAAATCTTTTCTACAGTGCTTAGAATCCCCTCTATGCATGGTCAGAAAAAAGCTCTCTCCACTTGCCTTCCCCACCTCACTGTTGTCTCTGTGTTTCTGTTCACTGGAGTATTTGCCTATGCAAGACCTCCCACTGATGCTTCTTCTGATCTGGACATGGTTTTTGCAGTGATATATACCATTATTCCTCCCACATTGAATCCATTCATCTACAGCATGCGAAACAAAGAGATTAAAACTGCTTTGTGGAAATTGTTTGATCATGGGCATTCCTCCAAATctttctccagggttgttttttaa